A genomic segment from Desulfurispirillum indicum S5 encodes:
- the dnaA gene encoding chromosomal replication initiator protein DnaA gives MTTNEFWENVLGLLSTQISEQNFYTWIEPMHFHDKSDDTVTLHVPSRFMKDIVEERYLETLRGAIEKLEKKAYRVNILVEQQVDKIPEKEPAHEPAALETSVAQTTPSPTQQKEKLHSDVRHILSPRYIFDSFVVGSSNQFAHAAAMAVANGPGVTYNPLFIYGGVGLGKTHLMQAVGNAIYQDNRSAKIMYVQSEVFTNEMINALKNGKIEEFRQRYRYVDVLLIDDIQFIAGKDRTQEEFFHTFNTLHGEKKQIVLSSDKFPREIPHLEERLRSRFEWGLIADIQPPDLETKMAILRKKAESIDMYLPNEVALFIAKAIKHNIRELEGCLNRISAYAHLTGVEPTVDIIKNVLKDILKDSDKVVNCEDIQRQVSLRFNLKTNDLKSKNRSSELTHARHIAMYFCRKLTNMSLPQIGREFGGRDHSTVVHAIKTVEAKSSNDDNFKVELESIENQIINQ, from the coding sequence ATGACCACCAATGAATTCTGGGAAAATGTGCTCGGCTTACTTTCAACCCAGATATCGGAACAGAACTTCTATACGTGGATTGAACCCATGCATTTCCACGATAAAAGTGATGATACCGTGACCCTCCACGTTCCTTCACGCTTTATGAAAGATATTGTGGAGGAGCGCTACCTGGAAACCCTGCGCGGTGCCATAGAAAAACTGGAAAAGAAAGCGTACCGCGTGAATATCCTCGTGGAGCAGCAGGTGGACAAAATTCCTGAAAAGGAACCTGCCCATGAGCCTGCGGCACTGGAAACTTCTGTGGCACAAACCACACCATCGCCCACGCAACAGAAGGAAAAACTTCACAGTGATGTTCGCCATATTCTCAGCCCGCGATACATCTTTGACAGCTTTGTCGTCGGCTCATCCAATCAGTTTGCCCACGCCGCTGCCATGGCCGTAGCCAATGGGCCCGGTGTCACCTACAACCCGCTTTTCATCTACGGTGGCGTTGGACTCGGGAAAACCCATCTGATGCAGGCAGTGGGAAACGCCATCTACCAGGATAATCGCAGTGCCAAAATCATGTATGTGCAGAGCGAAGTTTTCACTAACGAGATGATCAATGCCCTGAAAAACGGGAAAATTGAGGAGTTCCGCCAACGATACAGATACGTGGATGTCCTTCTCATCGATGACATCCAGTTCATCGCCGGCAAGGATCGCACCCAGGAAGAGTTTTTCCATACCTTCAACACTTTGCATGGTGAGAAAAAACAGATTGTGCTCTCAAGCGACAAGTTTCCCCGGGAAATCCCACACCTGGAAGAACGACTGCGCTCCCGCTTTGAATGGGGACTCATCGCTGACATACAACCACCGGATCTGGAAACCAAAATGGCCATTCTGCGCAAAAAAGCCGAATCCATCGACATGTACCTGCCCAATGAAGTGGCACTGTTTATCGCCAAGGCCATCAAGCATAATATCCGGGAACTGGAAGGCTGCCTGAACCGCATCAGTGCCTACGCTCACCTCACTGGCGTTGAACCCACAGTGGACATTATCAAGAATGTGCTCAAGGACATCCTAAAGGACAGCGACAAGGTCGTGAATTGTGAAGACATCCAGCGTCAGGTCTCCCTGCGCTTCAACCTCAAAACCAACGACCTGAAATCGAAAAACCGCTCCTCTGAGCTCACCCACGCAAGACATATTGCCATGTATTTCTGCCGCAAGCTCACCAATATGTCTTTGCCCCAGATTGGCCGGGAGTTCGGCGGGCGCGATCACTCCACCGTGGTTCACGCCATCAAAACCGTCGAAGCCAAGTCATCCAATGACGATAACTTTAAAGTGGAGCTGGAATCTATTGAAAATCAAATTATCAATCAGTAA